Genomic segment of Peribacillus frigoritolerans:
GGATATAATCTGCTTGCGGATCTCGTATCGTAATGGTGATATCAGATAGGGTTCCATTTGCTTTAGCAATCTCCAAATCTTTCATCCAAACATTATCAATCTTGGCCCATGCCTGATAGAGAATTTCTTTTTCAGACTCACCAGGTTCAGGTCCTTCATTTGCTACATACTTATAAAAATATATGGGTGTGCGTAAATCCCCTGTATTAACCCTTGGTGGTTTATATTTAAATGGTTGCATCTGTATCACTCTCCGGTATCAAAGAAATCCCTAAGCTTGTTATCTGACTTAAGAAATTGTCATCAAAATACTCAAGAGCATCATTGTAAGCATAACGGGTACGTTCAAATACAAGTTCCTTCGCTCTTTTATCAGTATCCTTTTCACCATTAATATCAAACTCTCCACAACTGCTTTTTATCGCAGAAATAGAAAAGGACAACAATCTTTTTAAATTGTCGTCCTCACTCGAATGGGAAATATGCATGCGCTCTTTAAACTCTTCCAATAGGTCAGATGTTACAACCTCCATTTACCTCACTCCAATCAAACGCCAGCTGGTGCAGGTGCAAACGAAATATCCAGATCATAGACCAATGCAGCTTTATTATCCTTTGGTTTACCATTCGCAAATTGCTTGATTGTGTAGAGCATAGCATCCTCGATTGCCAGTGTCTGATCAAATTTATTTGCTTTGTAACCCCCGGCAACAGCAGCTAGATATTGACCTTTCACAAAGAATAAAGTTTGGCCAACCGGAATTTCTTCTGACTCTACAACTTGAATGTTATAAGGTAAAGCTGTAACCCATTGACCATTTGCTGTCTGGATGGTGTTTCTAGCTTCAACACTAATTGCATCGATAGGATTTACTACCATTACAATCTTGTTGAGCACCTTACGCGCCTTGCCTTCCTCATTTGTTGATAATGCTTTAATGACATCATGCAATTCACCTGCAATGATCTCTCCATACTGAGAAGGAGCAAATGTCAAAGTGCCAGAAGTAGTTTTAGTTGTCACCGCCCCATTCTCAGCAACATCTTTCATTATGCCAACAGGTTCATTTTGAGAAGGTCCTCGGCCGTTTACTAAACCGTATTCAAGGCCAACAGAGTAAGATTCCACTAACAGGTTACGGACGTAACGCTCAACCCACTCTGGTCCAAGTTCAAGCATATCCTTTGGAATGACGGCAAAGGCAGTAAGTTTCAGTTGGCCGATTTGTTCTTCACTGAAGGCGGCACTGACTTGTCCTTTAATTTCTCCAAACAATTTACCCCACGCATAGGCTTTTGTTGGGTCAGACGTGATAAAGCGTGTGACAGCTCCTAAGTCCTGCAGGCCGATTGCATCCAATAAAGGATGTTCTTGCACCAAGTCTTCAAAAATTCTTTCTTGAGTCGTTACAGGAAGGATTGATTCCTCAGCAAAGCCTTCACTAGAAATAACCTCATTGAAGAATTTTCTTTCTTCTGATGTAAGGACGTTTTGGCCGCGGGCGGTAAGAATCTGAGCATCCATTTGTTGCGTGCGTACCTGAGTAGTGATTTTTTCGGTCAAGTCTTCAGCAAGCGCAGATTGCATTTCATCCCATGCCAAAGCAAGCTTTTCCGCATCTTGCTCTTCTGCTTTCACCAAGTTCATGTAAGCTGCTTTCTTTGCTTCAAAGTTCTCCATTTTACCTTTTAATTTCA
This window contains:
- a CDS encoding phage major capsid protein, whose amino-acid sequence is MTMKLKGKMENFEAKKAAYMNLVKAEEQDAEKLALAWDEMQSALAEDLTEKITTQVRTQQMDAQILTARGQNVLTSEERKFFNEVISSEGFAEESILPVTTQERIFEDLVQEHPLLDAIGLQDLGAVTRFITSDPTKAYAWGKLFGEIKGQVSAAFSEEQIGQLKLTAFAVIPKDMLELGPEWVERYVRNLLVESYSVGLEYGLVNGRGPSQNEPVGIMKDVAENGAVTTKTTSGTLTFAPSQYGEIIAGELHDVIKALSTNEEGKARKVLNKIVMVVNPIDAISVEARNTIQTANGQWVTALPYNIQVVESEEIPVGQTLFFVKGQYLAAVAGGYKANKFDQTLAIEDAMLYTIKQFANGKPKDNKAALVYDLDISFAPAPAGV
- a CDS encoding phage gp6-like head-tail connector protein, which produces MEVVTSDLLEEFKERMHISHSSEDDNLKRLLSFSISAIKSSCGEFDINGEKDTDKRAKELVFERTRYAYNDALEYFDDNFLSQITSLGISLIPESDTDATI
- a CDS encoding phage head completion protein: MQPFKYKPPRVNTGDLRTPIYFYKYVANEGPEPGESEKEILYQAWAKIDNVWMKDLEIAKANGTLSDITITIRDPQADYIPNNKHYLSIDALEYRDKRYNVKHVQPDLQNKGFITIVAGIKE